In the genome of Salmo trutta chromosome 39, fSalTru1.1, whole genome shotgun sequence, the window TATTGAGCATTATTTTTGTAACAAGTATTTTGTATAATAGCTTATATCGAAGCGAATGGGACTGCAGTGTCAATAGTTTATGTCAGTTCATAGACCCGATGCCAAAGTATTGGGACCTCAAAAACCTGTTTCCAAATTACTTGCATTTTATACCGTATTGCTGTCAAACATTTTGACTAAGTGAAACTGATACATTTTTCAATTTATACTAATAATTTTTTGCCATTTCTGATTTTTAAATGGGAGAAAACTAGACAAATTGTTTAATTTCTTAAGTAATTGCCTCTTCCAATTTCGTGGCAGAGCCACGATGAGTTGGTTATCTTGTATTGAGTATACACCTCCATACGCTGTTGTTAGTTGTGTGACATCCTTTGACTGTTCTTGTTTACAAAGTCCTTCATAGATATTATACACATTTCTTAcaagaaaatagtttttttttaaatctatcaGTACATTGGAGTTTAGCCATATTATGTGCTGTAATATTAGATCTGCCTTTTCTGGAGGATGACATTGTAGCCAACTCTGTATGACTTCATTTAAAAAGGAGGATAGTTTAAAACAGGGGTCCATTGTCAATCTACCCAAAATGTAAAGTTTTGTTCTGAAAAAGGCTTCTCTCTTGTGTGTATCCATTGGTGTGATTTTAAGTTGCCCTGTcaagagaaactctttccacagtcatagtaggagtaaggcttctctcctgtgtgtgttatctgaTGAACTTTCAGCTCAGCTAATGTTTTGAAGGATTTCCTGCAGTCAGcacaggagtaaggcttctctcgtGTGTATCCGTTGGTGTGATTTTAAGCTGCCCTGTcgagagaaactcttcccacagtcagagcaagcgtaaggcttctctcctgtatgtataggTTGGTGTGATTTTAAGCTGCTCTGTAGAGAGAaattcttcccacagtcagagcagaagtaaggcttctGTCCTGTATGTATTAGCTGGTGACAGTTTAAGGTATTCAATCGGGAAAAACTCCTTCCACAGTCGgagcagaagtaaggcttctctcctgtgtgtgttctctgatgaacatTTATTGCAGATGATGTTGTGAAGcacttcccacagtcagagcaggagtaaggcttctctcctgtatgtatacggTAGTGTGATTTTAAGCTGCTCtgttgagagaaactctttccacagtcagagcaggagtaaggcttctctcctgtatgtatacgttgGTGTGCATTTAAATGGACCAGTTGAGAAAATGTCTTCCCGCAGTCAGAGCATGAatacggcttctctcctgtatgtatacgtttGTGTGTTTTTAAGGTATCCAATCCGGAGAAACTgaccccacagtcagagcaggagtaaggcttctctcctttatGTATACGTTGGTGTGTTTTTAAATTGCTCTGTTGAGagaaactttttccacattcagagcaggagtaaggcgtctctcctgtgtgtgttctctgatgaactgtcaGAGACCTTGATGTTTTGAAGCTTTTTCCACAGTCAGTACAGGAATACAGATgatctcctgtgtgtatttttagGTGCATTTCTAGTTTTGATAGAATTGGGAAAATCTCCCCACAATGTGGGCAGTGGTGAGACCTCTTCGTTCtgtgatcttcctgctgttgctctctggatgtagagaatgtctcaacatgttctcctgtgtgaacaacatcaGAAGAATCAGTCAGTTTGTGTGATATACATGACTTCATATCAGTAGGCTGTTCAATACAAAAGGGAATAAAACTAATTCTAAAAGTGGATAAGAGTTGAAGGCAAAAAGGGGCAAAAGGAGTGAAAATTAGGAgccatatcatcctccactcactatcacaagttAGCaaccaccagggttggggtcaattccatttctattcgagtcaattcagaaagtaaaccaaattccaattccgaATGTTCCTCTTTTCAAAGGATTGACAATAACTGTCAATTCAGTGTTCAATTAACTGGAattgcatttattttattttttttacgctGACAATACTGGTatcaaaccatgcaagtgtcagtAGCATGAAATAACATCTACCTTCTCATTGAAACTGTTCATCATGAAACAGTTCTACAGCAAAGTTTCATGTACAGTGGGAAGTTGGAATGAAAAACAAACTTTGTTGTGCAGTCTGGAGTTTCTCAGGGATGTGTGATGTCACAATTACAGAATTCAACCTGGCAGTAGACTGGGTCATAACTTATGGAGGTCTAACTTAAGATAACTTATAGATAGAACTTGCTGTTACCATGATTAACAGATTTtccaatcttctcctcctcttcttcatctttaatgttgacactcagctccagtgtttgactgcagtcttccagcttcactgatgccatctctggatcctgcagtgcaaactgggctccactgtcacaataaggacccagtgactgtaggtttggactcagtgaggaaggagagaggagggctgggtttgtcctcactgttgatgttaccGGCCTCAGACTTAATCAGAGTCGGCCTGTAGTAATAAAGACAAACCGACACAAAAGTTAGTCTTGAAAGTTCTGGCGCTTTCTTTATTCTCAAAAAATATTTTCCATTTTTTCTTGTTCAATTATCTAATTTCAACAGATCAGGTAACTAAACATTGAAAACAAAACATGAATTCACATCAGACACACATACCTTAAATTACACAACGTAAGTGCACTTAATCTATAGTAGATTTCCTAAATTCATATAAATGACTCAAAAACCATTTAGTACAAGGTTGCAGTATGTTTTAGGCAACACTATGTACTATTTTCCTGAATAACCTTGTCTTCACTGTATTATTTCACTCACAACCAATGGTTAGTGGTGGAAAAAAGTACTCAACTGTTATATTTCAGTATAAGTAAAAAGTAactgctatacatcaaattccttatattaaagcTACAATATAACTTTctgggcaacctgaccaaatgcacatagaaatgtgagttatagatctgtcagtctcattgaaagcaagtctaagaaccggtagatctgttctgtgtgtgatatttctatgcttcccattcctTAGTTTAGTTGTCGTCTTTCACTTTTTGTTTTGTACACCTGAATAGAGGATAACTACCGcgcatttggaaagaattcagacccattgacttttcccacattgttacgctacagccttatttgaaaatggattaaatcaaatgttttcctcatcaatctacacacaataccaaataataaaaagcgaaaacaggttttaaaatttttgcaaatgtattaaaaacaaactaacattttacataagtattcactctgacagagttccagagttcctctgtggagatgggagaaactccccaaatacaggtgtgccaagcttgtagcgtcatacgaCAGAaaattcaaggctgtaatcgctgccaaagatgcttcaacaaagtactgaggaaaggtctaaatacttatgtaaatgtggtatttcagtttttaccTTAtcgttatggagtattgtgtgtagattgatgagggggaaaaaactatttaatacatttttgaatacggctgtaacgtaataaaatgtgggaaaagtaaaggggtctgaacactttccgaatgcaccgtacaaTATTTGTGGTTATGGAAAAgttatttcacagcagtttagatggtacaatgattttcCACACCGCTTggtttgtcacaaactgaaatccgTATTATTCAAATTCATGCAAACAGGAAATGGAAGCGGGATTTCTGCATAACGCAtctttaagcaaaccagactgtttatatttattattggacggccaggggcacactcaggcATCATTTACAAACGCAATATTTGCATTTAGTGAGTctgacagatcagaggcagtagggatgacaacgcgtgaattggaccatattgctctcctgcctgagcattcgaaatgtaacaggTACTTTTGGGAGTCAGTGAAAATGTATGGGAGCAAAAAGTACATatattctttaggaatgtagtggagtaaaagttgccAGGAAATATCAATAGtaaactaaactcagcaacaacaaaaaagaaacgcctctttttcaagaccctgtcttccaaagataattcgtaaaaatccaaataacttcacagatctt includes:
- the LOC115179235 gene encoding zinc finger protein 664-like; the encoded protein is MVSEASGAVCGGSSGWYRRRTGGGGGWFRRLEAETLDVCRTLLVDLPSYGARRPHIVGGEVSSTLTRLEAETKPIGPTVIGHRMDLAHALRCGERFLSRRAEWSGTVKRHEGCRISGRPQPPVKYHYSYRFFTYPVKIGKSVNHGEHVETFSTSREQQQEDHRTKRSHHCPHCGEIFPILSKLEMHLKIHTGDHLYSCTDCGKSFKTSRSLTVHQRTHTGETPYSCSECGKSFSQQSNLKTHQRIHKGEKPYSCSDCGVSFSGLDTLKTHKRIHTGEKPYSCSDCGKTFSQLVHLNAHQRIHTGEKPYSCSDCGKSFSQQSSLKSHYRIHTGEKPYSCSDCGKCFTTSSAINVHQRTHTGEKPYFCSDCGRSFSRLNTLNCHQLIHTGQKPYFCSDCGKNFSLQSSLKSHQPIHTGEKPYACSDCGKSFSRQGSLKSHQRIHTREALLLC